The window CAGGATTGCTACAGATAAAACAACGGTAATTTCTCCAAGAATAATTATTTTTTTTCTTAATTTTTGGACTTGTTGAGGAGACATTTGCTTTGACATAATTTTTTCTTCAACGTCTTTTCTGATTATTCTAACATGTATAACATATGTAATTATTAATGCAATAACTAAGATTATCTTAATTACAAGAAAATGACCATAACTTGTAGCCATTAACAAATCAGGTTTACTCAAAAGTAAATGTGAATTGTATAAACCAGTACCAATAAGAATTATTAATGATGGAACTGCAATTTTGTTAAATCTTTTACCAACTTTGATCATAATTTGTAATCTCTCTTCAATGGTGCCATACATTGATTTGAGAAGAGGTGAGAAAACAATTCCAATGAAAAGTGAGCCACCTACCCAAATAGCTGCAGCAAGAAGATGAATCCATAAAATTATTGCTTGTTCTAATGGAGTCATAATATTTCATATTTCAAATCAAATATTATGTATTTGGATCTTGACAACGTTTTTTAGTTGTTCATGATGAATGTTATTGAATTGGGATTACAAAATAAAATGGTAGTATATGGTGCAATTGCTGGAATGTTTGCATTAATGGGTGTTATTGTGTGGTATGCAAGCTTAGATAATCCAGAACTTGAACAAGTTGAAATTAA is drawn from Candidatus Nitrosarchaeum limnium SFB1 and contains these coding sequences:
- a CDS encoding hypothetical protein (hypothetical protein Nmar_1734); its protein translation is MTPLEQAIILWIHLLAAAIWVGGSLFIGIVFSPLLKSMYGTIEERLQIMIKVGKRFNKIAVPSLIILIGTGLYNSHLLLSKPDLLMATSYGHFLVIKIILVIALIITYVIHVRIIRKDVEEKIMSKQMSPQQVQKLRKKIIILGEITVVLSVAILFFASLLDAGV